A window of Balearica regulorum gibbericeps isolate bBalReg1 chromosome Z, bBalReg1.pri, whole genome shotgun sequence contains these coding sequences:
- the NRG1 gene encoding pro-neuregulin-1, membrane-bound isoform isoform X13 translates to MASFYKAEELYQKRVLTITGICIALLVVGIMCVVAYCKTKKQRKKLHDRLRQSLRSERNNVMNMANGPHHPSAPPDNVQLVNQYVSKNVISSEHVIERETETSFSTSHYTSTTHHSVTVTQTPSHSWSNGHTESILSESHSVLVSSSMENSRHTSPAGPRGRLNGIGGPRESNSFLRHARETPDSYRDSPHSERYVSAMTTPARMSPVDFHTPTSPNSPPSKMSPPASSLTVSVPSVAVSPFIEEERPLLLVTPPRLRENYDHHLQQFNSFHHNPAHESNSLPPSPLRIVEDEEYETTQEYEPAQEPPKKLTNNRRVKRTKPNGHISSRVDVDSDTTSESSSSETETEDERIGEDTPFLSIPNPVATSLEPTGAYRLAESRTNPANRFSTPEELQARLSSVIANQDPIAV, encoded by the exons AAGCTGAGGAACTGTACCAGAAACGTGTGCTGACCATAACTGGCATTTGCATTGCTCTTCTAGTAGTTGGCATCATGTGTGTGGTGGCCTACTGCAAAACCAA gaagcagaggaaaaagttgCACGACCGCCTTCGGCAGAGCCTGCGCTCGGAAAGGAACAATGTGATGAACATGGCCAATGGGCCGCACCACCCCAGCGCGCCACCGGATAACGTCCAGCTGGTGAAC cagtatGTTTCAAAAAATGTAATCTCCAGCGAGCATGTCATCGAGCGAGAAACAGAGACCTCATTTTCTACGAGCCACTACACCTCAACAACACATCACTCCGTGACAGTCACCCAGACACCCAGCCACAG ctggagTAATGGCCACACCGAAAGCATCCTCTCCGAAAGTCACTCGGTGCTCGTCAGCTCCTCCATGGAGAACAGCAGGCACACCAGCCCAGCAGGGCCCCGGGGCCGACTCAATGGCATCGGTGGGCCGCGGGAAAGCAACAGCTTCCTCCGGCATGCGAGAGAGACCCCTGACTCCTACCGAGACTCTCCTCACAGTGAAAG GTATGTCTCAGCTATGACCACACCAGCTCGCATGTCACCTGTCGATTTCCACACTCCGACTTCTCCCAattcccccccctccaaaatGTCGCCACCGGCTTCCAGCTTGACCGTCTCTGTCCCTTCGGTGGCAGTGAGTCCCTTCATAGAAGAGGAGCGACCGCTGCTCCTGGTGACCCCACCACGGCTACGTGAGAATTACGACCACCACCTTCAGCAGTTCAACTCCTTCCACCACAATCCTGCCCATGAGAGCAACAGCCTGCCGCCAAGTCCTCTGCGGATAGTGGAGGACGAGGAGTACGAGACCACACAGGAGTACGAACCAGCACAGGAGCCTCCAAAGAAACTCACCAACAACCGAAGGGTGAAAAGAACAAAGCCCAATGGCCACATTTCCAGCAGGGTGGATGTGGACTCTGACACAACCTCcgagagcagcagctctgagacCGAAACCGAAGACGAAAGAATAGGTGAGGATACACCGTTCCTTAGCATACCGAACCCCGTGGCAACCAGTCTGGAGCCGACCGGTGCCTACCGGCTGGCTGAGAGCAGGACTAACCCGGCAAATCGCTTCTCCACACCAGAAGAGTTGCAAGCAAGGTTGTCCAGTGTGATAGCTAACCAAGACCCTATTGCTGTATAA
- the NRG1 gene encoding pro-neuregulin-1, membrane-bound isoform isoform X12, whose product MASFYKHLGIEFMEAEELYQKRVLTITGICIALLVVGIMCVVAYCKTKKQRKKLHDRLRQSLRSERNNVMNMANGPHHPSAPPDNVQLVNQYVSKNVISSEHVIERETETSFSTSHYTSTTHHSVTVTQTPSHSWSNGHTESILSESHSVLVSSSMENSRHTSPAGPRGRLNGIGGPRESNSFLRHARETPDSYRDSPHSERYVSAMTTPARMSPVDFHTPTSPNSPPSKMSPPASSLTVSVPSVAVSPFIEEERPLLLVTPPRLRENYDHHLQQFNSFHHNPAHESNSLPPSPLRIVEDEEYETTQEYEPAQEPPKKLTNNRRVKRTKPNGHISSRVDVDSDTTSESSSSETETEDERIGEDTPFLSIPNPVATSLEPTGAYRLAESRTNPANRFSTPEELQARLSSVIANQDPIAV is encoded by the exons AAGCTGAGGAACTGTACCAGAAACGTGTGCTGACCATAACTGGCATTTGCATTGCTCTTCTAGTAGTTGGCATCATGTGTGTGGTGGCCTACTGCAAAACCAA gaagcagaggaaaaagttgCACGACCGCCTTCGGCAGAGCCTGCGCTCGGAAAGGAACAATGTGATGAACATGGCCAATGGGCCGCACCACCCCAGCGCGCCACCGGATAACGTCCAGCTGGTGAAC cagtatGTTTCAAAAAATGTAATCTCCAGCGAGCATGTCATCGAGCGAGAAACAGAGACCTCATTTTCTACGAGCCACTACACCTCAACAACACATCACTCCGTGACAGTCACCCAGACACCCAGCCACAG ctggagTAATGGCCACACCGAAAGCATCCTCTCCGAAAGTCACTCGGTGCTCGTCAGCTCCTCCATGGAGAACAGCAGGCACACCAGCCCAGCAGGGCCCCGGGGCCGACTCAATGGCATCGGTGGGCCGCGGGAAAGCAACAGCTTCCTCCGGCATGCGAGAGAGACCCCTGACTCCTACCGAGACTCTCCTCACAGTGAAAG GTATGTCTCAGCTATGACCACACCAGCTCGCATGTCACCTGTCGATTTCCACACTCCGACTTCTCCCAattcccccccctccaaaatGTCGCCACCGGCTTCCAGCTTGACCGTCTCTGTCCCTTCGGTGGCAGTGAGTCCCTTCATAGAAGAGGAGCGACCGCTGCTCCTGGTGACCCCACCACGGCTACGTGAGAATTACGACCACCACCTTCAGCAGTTCAACTCCTTCCACCACAATCCTGCCCATGAGAGCAACAGCCTGCCGCCAAGTCCTCTGCGGATAGTGGAGGACGAGGAGTACGAGACCACACAGGAGTACGAACCAGCACAGGAGCCTCCAAAGAAACTCACCAACAACCGAAGGGTGAAAAGAACAAAGCCCAATGGCCACATTTCCAGCAGGGTGGATGTGGACTCTGACACAACCTCcgagagcagcagctctgagacCGAAACCGAAGACGAAAGAATAGGTGAGGATACACCGTTCCTTAGCATACCGAACCCCGTGGCAACCAGTCTGGAGCCGACCGGTGCCTACCGGCTGGCTGAGAGCAGGACTAACCCGGCAAATCGCTTCTCCACACCAGAAGAGTTGCAAGCAAGGTTGTCCAGTGTGATAGCTAACCAAGACCCTATTGCTGTATAA
- the NRG1 gene encoding pro-neuregulin-1, membrane-bound isoform isoform X11, with the protein MVKDLPNPPRYLCRCPNEFTGDRCQNYVMASFYKHLGIEFMEAEELYQKRVLTITGICIALLVVGIMCVVAYCKTKKQRKKLHDRLRQSLRSERNNVMNMANGPHHPSAPPDNVQLVNQYVSKNVISSEHVIERETETSFSTSHYTSTTHHSVTVTQTPSHSWSNGHTESILSESHSVLVSSSMENSRHTSPAGPRGRLNGIGGPRESNSFLRHARETPDSYRDSPHSERYVSAMTTPARMSPVDFHTPTSPNSPPSKMSPPASSLTVSVPSVAVSPFIEEERPLLLVTPPRLRENYDHHLQQFNSFHHNPAHESNSLPPSPLRIVEDEEYETTQEYEPAQEPPKKLTNNRRVKRTKPNGHISSRVDVDSDTTSESSSSETETEDERIGEDTPFLSIPNPVATSLEPTGAYRLAESRTNPANRFSTPEELQARLSSVIANQDPIAV; encoded by the exons AAGCTGAGGAACTGTACCAGAAACGTGTGCTGACCATAACTGGCATTTGCATTGCTCTTCTAGTAGTTGGCATCATGTGTGTGGTGGCCTACTGCAAAACCAA gaagcagaggaaaaagttgCACGACCGCCTTCGGCAGAGCCTGCGCTCGGAAAGGAACAATGTGATGAACATGGCCAATGGGCCGCACCACCCCAGCGCGCCACCGGATAACGTCCAGCTGGTGAAC cagtatGTTTCAAAAAATGTAATCTCCAGCGAGCATGTCATCGAGCGAGAAACAGAGACCTCATTTTCTACGAGCCACTACACCTCAACAACACATCACTCCGTGACAGTCACCCAGACACCCAGCCACAG ctggagTAATGGCCACACCGAAAGCATCCTCTCCGAAAGTCACTCGGTGCTCGTCAGCTCCTCCATGGAGAACAGCAGGCACACCAGCCCAGCAGGGCCCCGGGGCCGACTCAATGGCATCGGTGGGCCGCGGGAAAGCAACAGCTTCCTCCGGCATGCGAGAGAGACCCCTGACTCCTACCGAGACTCTCCTCACAGTGAAAG GTATGTCTCAGCTATGACCACACCAGCTCGCATGTCACCTGTCGATTTCCACACTCCGACTTCTCCCAattcccccccctccaaaatGTCGCCACCGGCTTCCAGCTTGACCGTCTCTGTCCCTTCGGTGGCAGTGAGTCCCTTCATAGAAGAGGAGCGACCGCTGCTCCTGGTGACCCCACCACGGCTACGTGAGAATTACGACCACCACCTTCAGCAGTTCAACTCCTTCCACCACAATCCTGCCCATGAGAGCAACAGCCTGCCGCCAAGTCCTCTGCGGATAGTGGAGGACGAGGAGTACGAGACCACACAGGAGTACGAACCAGCACAGGAGCCTCCAAAGAAACTCACCAACAACCGAAGGGTGAAAAGAACAAAGCCCAATGGCCACATTTCCAGCAGGGTGGATGTGGACTCTGACACAACCTCcgagagcagcagctctgagacCGAAACCGAAGACGAAAGAATAGGTGAGGATACACCGTTCCTTAGCATACCGAACCCCGTGGCAACCAGTCTGGAGCCGACCGGTGCCTACCGGCTGGCTGAGAGCAGGACTAACCCGGCAAATCGCTTCTCCACACCAGAAGAGTTGCAAGCAAGGTTGTCCAGTGTGATAGCTAACCAAGACCCTATTGCTGTATAA